One stretch of Mastomys coucha isolate ucsf_1 unplaced genomic scaffold, UCSF_Mcou_1 pScaffold12, whole genome shotgun sequence DNA includes these proteins:
- the Cd200r1 gene encoding cell surface glycoprotein CD200 receptor 1 isoform X1, whose product MFCFWRTSDLAVLLIWGVFVAESTCTDKNQTTQNNSSLVAEVNTMVSVQMGTKALLCCPSIPLKKALLITWMIMPRGQPSCIISYKVDTMETNDTNCLVRSVTWVFTPDLSPDLQISAVALQHEGNYSCEIATPEGNFQKVYDLQVLVPPEVSYFPGKNRTAVCEAIAGKPAAQISWTPDGDCVTKNESHSNGTVTVRSTCHWEQNNVSAVSCFVSHLTVNQTLSIDLSRVGDQSVRPYIMYIIPSIIILIIIGCVLKISGFRKCKLPKSEATPAVEEDEMQPYASYTEKSNPLYDTVTKVETFPVSQGEVNGTDCLTLSAIGV is encoded by the exons agTCAACTTGCACTGATAAGAACCAAACAACACAGAACAATTCATCTCTTGTGGCAGAAG TTAACACTATGGTGTCTGTACAGATGGGAACAAAGGCTCTGCTCTGCTGCCCTTCAATTCCACTGAAAAAAGCACTATTAATAACATGGATGATAATGCCCAGAGGCCAGCCTTCCTGCATAATATCCTACAAAGTAGACACAATGGAGACCAATGATACCAACTGCTTGGTCAGGAGCGTCACCTGGGTCTTCACACCTGACCTCAGTCCTGACCTTCAGATCAGTGCAGTGGCCCTCCAGCATGAAGGGAATTACTCATGTGAGATAGCGACACCTGAAGGAAATTTCCAAAAAGTCTATGACCTCCAAGTGCTGG tgccccctGAGGTAAGCTACTTTCCAGGGAAAAATAGAACTGCAGTTTGTGAGGCAATTGCAGGCAAGCCTGCTGCGCAGATCTCTTGGACTCCAGATGGGGATTGTGTCACTAAGAATGAATCACACAGCAATGGCACGGTGACTGTCAGGAGCACGTGCCACTGGGAGCAGAACAATGTGTCTGCTGTGTCCTGCTTTGTCTCTCATTTGACTGTTAACCAGACTCTGTCCATAGATCTGAGTAGAGTTG GTGACCAATCAGTACGACCATATATTATGTACATCATACcatctattattattttgatcATCATAGGATGTGTTTTGAAAATCAGTGGTTTCAG aaaatgtaaattgCCAAAATCAGAAGCTACTCCAGCTGTTGAGGAG GATGAAATGCAGCCTTATGCTAGCTATACAGAGAAGAGCAATCCACTCTATGATACTGTGACCAAGGTGGAGACATTTCCAGTATCACAAGGTGAAGTCAATGGCACAGATTGCCTTACTTTGTCAGCCATTGGAGTCTAG
- the Cd200r1 gene encoding cell surface glycoprotein CD200 receptor 1 isoform X2, with the protein MFCFWRTSDLAVLLIWGVFVAESTCTDKNQTTQNNSSLVAEVNTMVSVQMGTKALLCCPSIPLKKALLITWMIMPRGQPSCIISYKVDTMETNDTNCLVRSVTWVFTPDLSPDLQISAVALQHEGNYSCEIATPEGNFQKVYDLQVLVPPEVSYFPGKNRTAVCEAIAGKPAAQISWTPDGDCVTKNESHSNGTVTVRSTCHWEQNNVSAVSCFVSHLTVNQTLSIDLSRVGDQSVRPYIMYIIPSIIILIIIGCVLKISGFRMKCSLMLAIQRRAIHSMIL; encoded by the exons agTCAACTTGCACTGATAAGAACCAAACAACACAGAACAATTCATCTCTTGTGGCAGAAG TTAACACTATGGTGTCTGTACAGATGGGAACAAAGGCTCTGCTCTGCTGCCCTTCAATTCCACTGAAAAAAGCACTATTAATAACATGGATGATAATGCCCAGAGGCCAGCCTTCCTGCATAATATCCTACAAAGTAGACACAATGGAGACCAATGATACCAACTGCTTGGTCAGGAGCGTCACCTGGGTCTTCACACCTGACCTCAGTCCTGACCTTCAGATCAGTGCAGTGGCCCTCCAGCATGAAGGGAATTACTCATGTGAGATAGCGACACCTGAAGGAAATTTCCAAAAAGTCTATGACCTCCAAGTGCTGG tgccccctGAGGTAAGCTACTTTCCAGGGAAAAATAGAACTGCAGTTTGTGAGGCAATTGCAGGCAAGCCTGCTGCGCAGATCTCTTGGACTCCAGATGGGGATTGTGTCACTAAGAATGAATCACACAGCAATGGCACGGTGACTGTCAGGAGCACGTGCCACTGGGAGCAGAACAATGTGTCTGCTGTGTCCTGCTTTGTCTCTCATTTGACTGTTAACCAGACTCTGTCCATAGATCTGAGTAGAGTTG GTGACCAATCAGTACGACCATATATTATGTACATCATACcatctattattattttgatcATCATAGGATGTGTTTTGAAAATCAGTGGTTTCAG GATGAAATGCAGCCTTATGCTAGCTATACAGAGAAGAGCAATCCACTCTATGATACTGTGA